DNA from Cutibacterium acnes:
ATCGTCGTCGATCCACGTGGTCAGGGGTGGGGCCACCCAACCTTGACGGAAAACTGTCCGGATGTCCACGACGGGTCAGGCGCCCCCGGGTTTATGACCCAGTCTCTTTCCGACCCCCACGGTCACTATTACCGTCGGCTCTTCACTGACGCTTTCCGTTGCCTCCAGGCTGCCCGAGAGATGGAGCTGGTCGATCCCACCAGAATCGCCGTTCTCGGTCATTCCCAGGGTGGTGGTCAGGCCATTGCGGTGTGCGCGCTGGCGGCGATGCGCGGTATCAAGCTGGCTGGGGCCTTCGTCGACGTGCCGTTCCTGTGCCATATCAGGCGCAGTTGCGATATTGCCACGGATGGTCCATACCTGGAAGTCGTTCGTTACCTGGCTGCCCACCCGTCACTGTGCGGCCGTGCTTTCCAGACTCTCGGGTATTTCGACGGCCTGCATTTCGCCCGTCGGGCCCGAACTTCTACCTGGTTTTCAGTCGCGATGATGGACCAAGCGGTACCACCGTCGTCAGTGTGGGCGGCATACAACGCTTGGGGCGACGGCATGGTTGCTGATAAGCACATTGCCGTCTACCCCTTTGCCGGTCACGCGGCTGGGGAGGACGTCCAGCGCTGGAATCAGCTCGGAGTGCTGGCCCAGCTGTTTTCGTGACGAGCCAAGGTCAGTTCACGGTTTGACGGCGACGATGAGGTCGCGGTGTATCGAGGAATCGACGCGGTGGCTGAACTGATGCCACAGGTCGTCGTCAAGGGGCGTGAGACCAGCGGCAGACAGAATCGTCACGAGGTGTTCTCGAGACAAACCCAGGGTGTTCCACGACATACCTAGCGCGCCGCCGTGACGCAGCTGACCGGCCCATACCGGGATGGCCTCGCGCAACAGGTCAGTAGGGGAACGACGTCGAGATGCTCCGCTGTGGGAGCCATGCACTACACCGTAGGGGGCGTCGGTGACGACAGCATCGAAGGTCTTGCGTCCCCACAGCACTGCCGAATCAGCGGCGTCACCAGTGAAAACGCCCATGGCCAAAGGTTCGGTTTTTGGCAGGCTTACCTCAGCGTCAAACCGCTTGCCAAGCGAGCGGCCGTCACGTCGCACTGGATGGGTGCCGCAGCTGTGCTTGAGGTGTTTGCGACGCAGCCATGTCGTGACGTGAGCAGCGAGCGCCTCGACGGCCTTGGCATCCTGCTCGACACCGAAGCCGTTATGCCCGGCCCTCCAGGCGCATTCCAGAGTGGTGCCGCGCCCGGCCAGCGGGTCGAGGATAGCTAGCCGCTGGCCCTCATCACGACGGGTTGCGCAGCGGCCCTCCAGACTGGCGAGAGTGAGGTTGAGCAGTAGACGGGTGAACTGTTCGTTGGTCTTGCCTCGGTACTTCGGGATGGTGACAAGGTCCTCGTCTACGACGTCAACTTGCGGCAACTCGAGGGGAGCCAGCAGATCGCCACGGTATTCGAAACAGGCCAGAGCCGCCGAGGATCGCGCCACCGCCGCCAGATCTGCTGGCGGGAGGGGATCCTCGCTGTGAATCGACAGGTACTCGACCCCGGCCACGGTCACCGGGGCAACTGACGTGGCGTTGGGACAGGTGAGAGACAACTCGGCGGCGCACAGTCGTCCCGCCTGCCCGGCGTAGACGTGGTTTGCTGCAGGGGCGAGCAGAACGAGGGATTCGGACATGGGTGACATTGTGTCATGAACAGCATTCGGCATCCGCGGTGATGCGGGTGTCGAATGCTGACGTCATGACTCGCGGCCTGGAATTGGGGCGGTGCCGGGGTGCGAGTGGATCAGGCGGTGTGCAGGTTCTCGTAGGAGGTGCCCTTGGCGCGCTCGAAGGAAGCCTTGATCTCGGCCTCAGCCTCGTCGCGATCGGTCCAAGTGGCTCCTTCGACCGACTTTCCGGGCTCCAGGTCTTTGTAGACAGTAAAGAAGTGCTCGATTTCCATGAGGGTCATGCTGCCGACATCGTCAAGGTCGATGAGGCCGGCGCGGCGGGGGTCATCGGCAGGCACGCACAGCACCTTGTCGTCGCCACCCATCTCGTCTTGCATCTGGAACATAGCCAGTGCGCGGCACTCGATGAGGCAGCCGGGGAATGTGGGCTCAGTCAGCAGGACAAGGGCGTCAAGCGGGTCGCCGTCCTCGCCGAGGGTGCCCTCGATGTATCCGTAGTCATACGGGTACTGCGTAGAGGTGAACAAGGTGCGGTCGAGACGGATGCGACCGGTCTCATGGTCCATCTCGTACTTATTCTTGTTGCCACGTGGAATCTCGATCGTCACATCGAAGTGCAAGCTCTCAGGCTGTTCTCCCTGGAATGGATTGGTGAAATCGTCGGTCACGAGGGGCCCCTCTTCTTGTATTGGACACGGTGATGATCGACACTGTATCCGTTTGCAGGAGGGATTTTCGTGCCACACTCAGATCAACCTACGTCGAAGCGAGTTATGTCGGCGCCACGACGGCGCATGCCGGGATGGGTACCCGTTACTGTCGGCATCGCAGTGGTCGTCATTGTTGTTGTTGCGGTTATCGTCAGTTCGCTGCGGAGCGGGTCACCTGCGCGCTGGACCGGAGGAGGAATCCTTCCTCATCGCCACGACAACACCGCCCAAGCGGTGCAGCCGGGACGAGGGGTTGTCGCGGCAGTGGCACCGACGACGCCGTCGGCCAAGCCAGTCGCTGCCACGATCGCCAATCGCGTCAAGTCTGCAGGCGCAGCCCCTGGCGTACTGGGCGCTGACATTATGGATGCAGCGACCGGCGAGACCCTCTACCAGTCGGGTCAGAATTCCCTCCTGACTCCAGCTTCCAATCTCAAAGTGCTTACTGCGATTGCGCTGTTGGATTGCACCGACGCCGGGCATCGTTACACGACGAAGGTTGTCGCCAATGGGTCCGCACTGACTTTGGTCGGTGGTGGAGACCCCTACCTGCGTTCGAAGTCTTCGGCCCAGCACCCCGAGTATCCGTCGATGGAAGAACTTGCCAAGCGTACGGCGGCGGCTCTCAAGAAGGCGGGGACGACGAAGGTCACCGTCAACTTCGACGACACCCTGTTTACTGGACCGGATTGGAACGGGGCCTGGCCGGTCGACAACTACTCCGACGAGGTCACTCCAATTACGTCATTGTGGGTCGACGAGGGAATGATCAACAACAGCCCATGGAATCGCAGTAAGACGCCAGCCGTACTTGCTACCAACGCTTTCATCGGCTCGCTTCGTAGCGCCGGGATAACGGTAAATGGTTCGGTTTCTCGTCACAAGGCTGACAGGTCTGCCAGGGAGATTGCGGCGGTGCAGTCGGTCCCGGTGGAGGACCTTGTTACCCGCACCCTGGAGGAGTCAGACAACTCTGCCGCTGAGGTCTTGAGCCGGCAGATGGCTCTTGCTAGTGGCAAGCCGGGATCCTTTGCTGGTGGTACCCAAGCCCTCGAGGAGCACCTCAAGAACATAGGTGCCTGGCAGGACGGTGCGGTGATCCAGGACGGATCGGGATTGTCCCAGGGCAATCGGATCACCGCGTCGATGCTTTCGCGTGCCTGGCGCAAAGTATTGACGACCCCGAAGCTGCAGCCGGTGGCGAATGCGGTACCAGTGGGTCGGGTCTCTGGGACCCTTCATAAACGATTTTCCGATCCGAGCACGGCAGCCGGACGCGGTGTCGTTCACGCCAAAACGGGCAGTCTGCAAGGAGTCATCTCAATGTCGGGGTGGCTGCGTGACGCTGACGGGCGAATTTTGGTGGCTTCCTTCATCATCAATCAGACTGACGGCAGTGCCCGGTCGTGGCTCGACGTCGTTTACGGCAACCTGGCCGGGTGCGGCTGCACCCGCTGATGGCACGACGGGAATTAGGGCCAGCGGCCCTGGCAGTCGCCCAGGCCGTCGAGCGGATGGTGCGAGGGGTTGATCGGTTCGTCGTCGGGTGCTCGGGCGGTCCGGACTCGCTGGCCTTGGCTTTGGCCTCAAAGTGGGCCTCGCGGCGGTGCGAATCTGGCGTGAGGGTCGTCATTGTCGACCATCAATTGCAGCAGGGGTCCGACGAAGTGGCCGAGCGGACCCGGGACTTGCTGGTGCGACGCGGCATGGATGCATGTGTGCGTCGCGTCGACGTTGACGCTGATGACCCCGATGGCCCCGAGGCGGCGGCGCGGACTGCTCGTCGGGCAGCACTGCTCGACGTCGCTGGGGATGAGCCGGTGTTGCTCGGGCACACCCGGGACGATCAGGCCGAGCAGGTGTTGCTTTCTCTGGCCAGGGGCTCCGGGGCGACGTCGCTGGCAGGTATTCGGCCGCGTTCCGGTCAGTTTTGGCATCCGCTGCTAGAGGTGCGACGGGCTCAGACGGTGCAGGCGTGCCGGGAGTGGGAGGTTGAGCCGTGGCAGGACCCTCACAATGGTGATCCACGGTTCCTGCGCTCTCGGGTGCGCACTGAGCTCATGCCGGTTATGGAGGAGGTGCTGGGCCCAGAGGTGGCGGCATCCCTGGCTCGCAGCGCGACCTTGCTGGCAGGGGAAGATGAGGTCGTCGCCCGGGTTGCGCGGATGTGGGCGGATGAGCACGGGGTGAAGGCCAATGAATTGCCCGGTTTGCGTGGGGTTGAGGTCGGCCTGGCGCGCCGCGTCGTCAAGGAGTGGCTGCCGCAGGCGAGGATGGTGCACGTCGATGCCGTTTTGGGCTTGCTCGACGGGCCTGGTGGTGCAGGGGTGGACGTCCCGGGCGGACGCGTCGAGATGAGACAGGGGACTCTGTATCTAGCCCGGCGCCTGTGATGGGACATAAGTCGGTAGGCTGATGGTGTGCGAGCTTCTGACATTCCTGGAGATTTCGACCACGTTCTGTACACCGAGGAGCAGGTGGCCTCCCGTATTCGCGAGGTTGCTGCCCAAATTGACGCTGACTACGCCGGGCGAGAGATCCTTATGGTTGGCGTGCTCAATGGGGCCGTGATGACGATGGCGGATCTATGTCGCGCGATGACCTCCCATATGTCCATGGACTGGATGGCTGTGTCGTCCTATGGGGCTGGGACAAAGTCCAGCGGCGTGGTGCGCATCCTCAAGGACCTCACCAAGGACATCGATGGTCGTGACATTCTCATTGTTGAGGACATCATTGACACCGGGTTGACGCTGAGCTATTTGGTGCAGAACTTGCGTAGCCGCAACCCAAACTCGATTGAGATCATGGCGATGTTCCGCAAGCCCGAGGTTGTTACCTGCCCGCTGGATGTCAAATATGTCGGTTTCGACATCCCAAACGAGTTTGTCGTCGGATATGGCCTTGACTA
Protein-coding regions in this window:
- a CDS encoding TRM11 family SAM-dependent methyltransferase, producing the protein MSESLVLLAPAANHVYAGQAGRLCAAELSLTCPNATSVAPVTVAGVEYLSIHSEDPLPPADLAAVARSSAALACFEYRGDLLAPLELPQVDVVDEDLVTIPKYRGKTNEQFTRLLLNLTLASLEGRCATRRDEGQRLAILDPLAGRGTTLECAWRAGHNGFGVEQDAKAVEALAAHVTTWLRRKHLKHSCGTHPVRRDGRSLGKRFDAEVSLPKTEPLAMGVFTGDAADSAVLWGRKTFDAVVTDAPYGVVHGSHSGASRRRSPTDLLREAIPVWAGQLRHGGALGMSWNTLGLSREHLVTILSAAGLTPLDDDLWHQFSHRVDSSIHRDLIVAVKP
- the dacB gene encoding D-alanyl-D-alanine carboxypeptidase/D-alanyl-D-alanine-endopeptidase, with amino-acid sequence MPGWVPVTVGIAVVVIVVVAVIVSSLRSGSPARWTGGGILPHRHDNTAQAVQPGRGVVAAVAPTTPSAKPVAATIANRVKSAGAAPGVLGADIMDAATGETLYQSGQNSLLTPASNLKVLTAIALLDCTDAGHRYTTKVVANGSALTLVGGGDPYLRSKSSAQHPEYPSMEELAKRTAAALKKAGTTKVTVNFDDTLFTGPDWNGAWPVDNYSDEVTPITSLWVDEGMINNSPWNRSKTPAVLATNAFIGSLRSAGITVNGSVSRHKADRSAREIAAVQSVPVEDLVTRTLEESDNSAAEVLSRQMALASGKPGSFAGGTQALEEHLKNIGAWQDGAVIQDGSGLSQGNRITASMLSRAWRKVLTTPKLQPVANAVPVGRVSGTLHKRFSDPSTAAGRGVVHAKTGSLQGVISMSGWLRDADGRILVASFIINQTDGSARSWLDVVYGNLAGCGCTR
- the hpt gene encoding hypoxanthine phosphoribosyltransferase, with product MRASDIPGDFDHVLYTEEQVASRIREVAAQIDADYAGREILMVGVLNGAVMTMADLCRAMTSHMSMDWMAVSSYGAGTKSSGVVRILKDLTKDIDGRDILIVEDIIDTGLTLSYLVQNLRSRNPNSIEIMAMFRKPEVVTCPLDVKYVGFDIPNEFVVGYGLDYADKYRNLTDVATLAPHVYKS
- a CDS encoding inorganic diphosphatase yields the protein MTDDFTNPFQGEQPESLHFDVTIEIPRGNKNKYEMDHETGRIRLDRTLFTSTQYPYDYGYIEGTLGEDGDPLDALVLLTEPTFPGCLIECRALAMFQMQDEMGGDDKVLCVPADDPRRAGLIDLDDVGSMTLMEIEHFFTVYKDLEPGKSVEGATWTDRDEAEAEIKASFERAKGTSYENLHTA
- a CDS encoding acetylxylan esterase, translating into MPLTDLGIDEARTYRPNVPEPDGFDSFWAETLDEYSGVPQDLTAVPFDNRQALIDTWDLSWAGYHNSRVSGWLHAPAAVNGPLPLVIEYLGYSSSRGVPIGSVFAAAGYAHIVVDPRGQGWGHPTLTENCPDVHDGSGAPGFMTQSLSDPHGHYYRRLFTDAFRCLQAAREMELVDPTRIAVLGHSQGGGQAIAVCALAAMRGIKLAGAFVDVPFLCHIRRSCDIATDGPYLEVVRYLAAHPSLCGRAFQTLGYFDGLHFARRARTSTWFSVAMMDQAVPPSSVWAAYNAWGDGMVADKHIAVYPFAGHAAGEDVQRWNQLGVLAQLFS
- the tilS gene encoding tRNA lysidine(34) synthetase TilS — protein: MARRELGPAALAVAQAVERMVRGVDRFVVGCSGGPDSLALALASKWASRRCESGVRVVIVDHQLQQGSDEVAERTRDLLVRRGMDACVRRVDVDADDPDGPEAAARTARRAALLDVAGDEPVLLGHTRDDQAEQVLLSLARGSGATSLAGIRPRSGQFWHPLLEVRRAQTVQACREWEVEPWQDPHNGDPRFLRSRVRTELMPVMEEVLGPEVAASLARSATLLAGEDEVVARVARMWADEHGVKANELPGLRGVEVGLARRVVKEWLPQARMVHVDAVLGLLDGPGGAGVDVPGGRVEMRQGTLYLARRL